Proteins co-encoded in one Halodesulfovibrio marinisediminis DSM 17456 genomic window:
- the fliS gene encoding flagellar export chaperone FliS, which yields MKTAAQAYFSTQVSTTSQGQLLIMLYEGCIKFLNQAKTSIEEKDVAKKGMLITRAMDIINELDSSLNAEAGGEIAKNLHELYHFCNTRLLKANLMMDTTCIDEVIKIIDGIRDAYAQIIDTPEAIEAMKNNSAMPSKQTTAHANSGVFNQQPVKPAAQPAKRVGAAMYQKMATSA from the coding sequence ATGAAAACGGCCGCACAAGCCTATTTTTCTACTCAAGTTTCCACAACCTCACAGGGACAGTTGCTGATTATGCTGTACGAAGGCTGCATCAAGTTCTTGAATCAAGCCAAAACCAGCATTGAAGAAAAAGACGTGGCAAAAAAAGGCATGCTTATCACCCGTGCTATGGATATTATCAACGAGCTCGATAGTAGCCTTAACGCAGAAGCCGGTGGTGAAATTGCGAAAAACCTTCACGAGCTTTACCACTTCTGTAATACTCGATTACTGAAAGCTAACCTGATGATGGACACCACTTGCATTGATGAAGTTATCAAAATTATCGACGGCATCCGTGACGCCTACGCTCAGATTATTGATACTCCTGAAGCAATCGAAGCTATGAAAAACAATTCAGCCATGCCAAGTAAGCAGACAACAGCACACGCTAACTCCGGTGTCTTCAACCAGCAGCCTGTCAAGCCAGCAGCACAGCCAGCCAAACGTGTTGGTGCCGCCATGTACCAAAAAATGGCAACCTCCGCGTAG